A single genomic interval of Lewinellaceae bacterium harbors:
- a CDS encoding efflux RND transporter permease subunit, with product MRQFINYFIKNPVAANLIMFGILIMGVVGLLNMKSTFFPEVESRIILIQITYPGASPEEIEEGIVKKIEENLKGVTGVERYTSVSRENSGTVTVEVFKGYKTDIILQDVKNAVDQISSFPVGMEPPVVFKQENLGFAINFAISGDVNLNTLKRYGRQVEDELLAMEGISKVSLSGFPEEEIEIAFREHDLRAYGLSFEQATRAVRNANIELTGGTIKGKDEELLVRARNKEYYAEGFRDIVVKANADGSMVRLHQVADLTDKWADNPNRSFLNDEPSVVVNVQNTLEEDMITITDKVLAYIDDFNQKNEVVQATVIRDGSVILRQRIELLTENGILGFGIVVVLLAMFLHWRLAFWVALAIPTSFAGMFILASALGITINVISLFGMILVIGILVDDGIVIGENIYQQYEEGVPRLKAALDGTMEVLPAVFAAILTTVIAFSSFLFIDGRLGDFFSEMAVVVIFSLVFSMIEGAVILPTHVAHSKALSPDRRPNRVQDGLEKAMNWMRNNLYAPVLRFAMYNKFLTIAFMVGILAMTIGSIGGGIIQTTFFPVIERDDIGITLQMPAGTREHITADWLDHIEQAAWRANEKLSQRFFNGEKQAIQRIEKNIGPSTYAGNLSVNLLDGENRDSLKLRDVINAIREEAGPIPAAEVVSYGAQSTFGKPISISLVGEDYQELQSATEQVKAEMGSLAELADVVDNNQEGLREVNIQLKEKGRYLGLNLQDVVGQVRSGFFGSEVQRLQRGRDEVRVWVRYDVEDRSDITQLQDMRVRFADGREFPLSEIAELNIKRGVININHIDGKREVKIEADVSRDDVSVSDLTSSLRDDIIPSVLADHPGVSALFEGQNREQEKSAKSIQTVGIIVLALMFFVIALTFRSVGQTLTVFLLIPFGIIGVGWGHWLLGLPISLFSFLGIIALIGILVNDALVLVTTYNKFIEAGRPQMDAIYEAGVTRFRPIVLTSVTTFAGLAPLLLEKSLQAQFLIPMAIAVSFGLLATTVVILVLLPVFLIVANRFKVYATYAWNGVKPDYEAVESALRRETGYEFLWYVLFAVIAIAAAAAMWG from the coding sequence ATGAGACAGTTTATCAACTACTTTATAAAAAACCCGGTGGCGGCCAACCTGATCATGTTTGGCATCCTGATCATGGGAGTAGTGGGGCTCCTCAACATGAAATCCACCTTTTTCCCGGAGGTGGAGAGCCGCATCATTCTTATACAAATTACCTACCCGGGCGCTTCTCCGGAAGAGATCGAGGAAGGCATCGTCAAAAAGATCGAGGAGAACCTCAAAGGCGTAACCGGGGTAGAACGCTACACTTCCGTATCGCGCGAGAACAGTGGGACGGTGACGGTGGAAGTATTCAAAGGATACAAGACGGATATCATCCTTCAGGATGTAAAGAATGCCGTCGACCAGATCAGTTCCTTCCCGGTGGGCATGGAGCCTCCGGTGGTGTTTAAACAGGAAAACCTGGGGTTTGCCATCAATTTTGCCATCAGCGGAGATGTCAACCTCAATACCCTGAAACGCTACGGCCGGCAGGTAGAAGACGAGCTCCTGGCCATGGAGGGCATTTCCAAAGTCAGCCTCAGCGGCTTCCCGGAGGAAGAGATCGAGATCGCCTTCCGGGAGCACGACCTGCGCGCCTACGGCCTGTCTTTTGAGCAAGCTACCCGGGCGGTGCGCAATGCCAATATAGAGCTGACCGGCGGCACCATCAAGGGCAAAGACGAAGAACTGCTCGTCCGGGCACGCAATAAAGAGTACTACGCCGAAGGATTCCGGGATATTGTGGTAAAGGCCAACGCCGACGGAAGCATGGTGCGCCTGCACCAGGTAGCTGACCTCACCGACAAATGGGCGGACAACCCCAACCGCAGCTTTCTCAACGACGAACCTTCGGTCGTCGTGAATGTGCAGAATACGCTGGAGGAAGATATGATAACCATCACCGACAAGGTGCTGGCCTACATTGACGACTTCAACCAGAAAAACGAGGTGGTGCAGGCTACCGTCATCCGCGACGGTTCGGTCATCCTCCGGCAGCGCATCGAGCTGCTCACGGAGAATGGCATTCTCGGCTTTGGCATCGTGGTCGTACTGCTGGCCATGTTCCTGCACTGGCGCCTCGCTTTCTGGGTGGCGCTTGCCATCCCCACTTCCTTCGCCGGCATGTTCATCCTGGCCAGCGCCCTGGGCATCACCATCAATGTCATCTCTCTTTTCGGCATGATCCTGGTAATCGGCATCCTGGTGGACGATGGCATTGTCATCGGCGAGAACATCTACCAGCAGTATGAAGAGGGCGTGCCTCGCCTGAAGGCCGCGTTGGACGGCACCATGGAGGTACTGCCCGCCGTTTTTGCTGCTATCCTGACGACGGTGATCGCCTTTTCTTCCTTTCTCTTTATAGACGGCCGCCTGGGAGACTTCTTCAGCGAAATGGCCGTTGTGGTGATCTTCTCCCTGGTTTTTTCCATGATCGAAGGAGCCGTCATTCTACCTACCCACGTAGCGCACAGCAAGGCGCTCAGCCCCGACCGCCGGCCCAACCGGGTGCAGGACGGGCTGGAAAAGGCAATGAACTGGATGCGCAACAACCTCTACGCCCCGGTTCTGCGCTTTGCCATGTACAATAAGTTTTTAACCATTGCCTTCATGGTGGGCATCCTTGCGATGACCATAGGCTCCATTGGCGGAGGCATCATTCAGACGACTTTCTTTCCCGTCATCGAGCGGGACGACATCGGGATCACGCTACAGATGCCCGCCGGCACCCGCGAGCACATCACTGCGGACTGGCTCGACCACATCGAGCAGGCCGCCTGGCGCGCCAATGAAAAGCTCAGCCAGCGTTTCTTCAACGGTGAAAAACAGGCCATCCAGCGCATCGAAAAAAACATAGGCCCCTCTACCTACGCCGGCAACCTGAGCGTCAACCTGCTGGACGGCGAAAACCGCGACAGCCTCAAGCTGCGCGATGTCATCAACGCCATCCGGGAGGAAGCAGGGCCGATACCGGCGGCGGAGGTCGTTTCCTACGGAGCGCAGTCTACTTTCGGAAAGCCGATTTCCATTTCCCTGGTAGGAGAAGACTATCAGGAACTACAGTCCGCTACCGAGCAGGTAAAAGCCGAAATGGGATCGCTGGCAGAGCTCGCCGACGTGGTGGACAACAACCAGGAAGGGCTGCGGGAGGTCAACATACAGTTGAAGGAAAAAGGCCGCTACCTGGGCCTCAACCTGCAGGACGTCGTCGGGCAGGTCCGCAGCGGCTTCTTCGGCAGCGAAGTACAGCGCCTGCAACGGGGGAGGGACGAAGTGCGCGTGTGGGTGCGCTACGATGTCGAGGACCGGTCCGACATCACCCAACTGCAGGATATGCGGGTGCGCTTCGCCGACGGCAGGGAATTTCCGCTTTCGGAAATCGCCGAGCTTAACATCAAAAGAGGGGTCATCAACATCAACCACATCGACGGCAAAAGAGAGGTCAAGATCGAGGCGGACGTATCCCGGGACGACGTCTCTGTGAGCGACCTGACCAGCAGCCTGAGAGACGACATCATTCCGTCCGTACTGGCTGATCACCCCGGCGTTTCCGCTCTGTTTGAAGGGCAGAACCGGGAGCAGGAAAAATCGGCAAAATCAATACAAACGGTAGGCATTATCGTATTGGCCCTGATGTTCTTCGTCATCGCGCTAACGTTCCGGTCAGTGGGCCAAACCCTGACGGTCTTTTTGCTGATCCCTTTTGGCATCATCGGAGTGGGCTGGGGGCATTGGTTGCTGGGGCTGCCCATCAGCCTGTTCTCCTTCCTGGGGATCATCGCCCTGATCGGCATCCTGGTCAACGATGCCCTGGTGCTGGTCACGACCTACAATAAATTCATCGAAGCGGGCAGGCCGCAGATGGACGCCATCTACGAAGCGGGAGTGACCCGCTTCCGCCCAATCGTGCTCACTTCGGTGACGACTTTTGCCGGCTTGGCGCCCCTGCTGCTCGAAAAAAGCCTGCAGGCGCAGTTTCTCATTCCCATGGCTATTGCCGTTTCTTTCGGCCTGCTGGCCACCACCGTGGTTATCCTGGTCTTGCTGCCCGTGTTCCTCATCGTGGCCAACCGCTTTAAAGTCTACGCTACGTATGCCTGGAATGGCGTCAAGCCCGACTACGAAGCGGTGGAATCCGCCCTGCGCCGGGAAACGGGTTATGAGTTCCTGTGGTATGTATTGTTCGCCGTGATTGCGATTGCGGCGGCGGCGGCGATGTGGGGGTAG
- a CDS encoding 5'(3')-deoxyribonucleotidase, which translates to MQRIAIDMDEVIADVMPKFHELYEQRFGKRLAREAYWGKKVYEIPGAEYVREAIYEKGFFQDLPVMPGSREGIKELMENYEIFIVTAAMEFRNSFEDKYDWMREHFPFIHWKNIVFCGDKSIVQADYMIDDHAFNLENFPGKALLYTASHNVHETRFRRADNWEEVMAYFRKEREGRG; encoded by the coding sequence ATGCAAAGAATAGCCATTGACATGGACGAGGTCATCGCAGATGTGATGCCTAAATTTCACGAGCTCTACGAACAGCGGTTCGGCAAGCGCCTGGCGCGGGAAGCGTACTGGGGAAAAAAGGTTTACGAAATTCCCGGTGCGGAGTATGTGCGGGAAGCCATTTACGAAAAGGGCTTTTTCCAGGATTTGCCCGTGATGCCGGGAAGCCGGGAGGGGATTAAAGAGCTGATGGAAAATTACGAAATCTTCATCGTGACCGCCGCCATGGAGTTTCGCAATTCCTTTGAAGATAAATACGACTGGATGAGGGAGCACTTCCCTTTCATTCACTGGAAAAATATCGTTTTCTGCGGCGATAAAAGTATCGTCCAGGCTGATTATATGATCGATGACCACGCTTTCAACCTGGAAAATTTTCCGGGTAAAGCCCTGTTGTACACTGCTTCGCATAACGTGCACGAAACGCGCTTCCGCCGCGCCGACAACTGGGAGGAGGTGATGGCTTATTTTCGGAAGGAGAGGGAGGGGCGGGGGTAG
- a CDS encoding GtrA family protein, with product MQWNWEKFWGLFQMKARFAMTGAVATTVDYVIYLLLVGRLFSPVVSNIISYSCGMVINFVLQKRFVFVLQGSAYRAFLLSLMVSMGGMALSTGIIYGLTQMDFFNHHQYITKLCATGVVFFYNFYLKRYVFERKFI from the coding sequence ATGCAATGGAACTGGGAAAAATTCTGGGGCCTGTTTCAGATGAAAGCCAGGTTTGCCATGACCGGAGCGGTGGCAACGACGGTGGATTACGTCATCTACCTGTTGCTGGTTGGCCGCCTTTTTTCGCCGGTGGTGTCCAACATCATCTCGTACTCCTGCGGCATGGTCATCAACTTTGTATTGCAGAAGCGTTTTGTTTTTGTATTGCAAGGGTCGGCCTACCGGGCTTTTCTGCTCTCCCTCATGGTTTCGATGGGAGGAATGGCGCTGAGCACCGGCATTATTTACGGCCTGACTCAAATGGATTTTTTTAACCATCACCAGTACATCACCAAGTTGTGCGCAACCGGGGTGGTGTTCTTTTACAATTTTTACCTGAAGCGATATGTTTTTGAACGAAAATTTATCTAA
- a CDS encoding TolC family protein, which yields MKAFHLLLALFLLNANIFAQQELSLSQAIETGLQNNYQIQISEARADITANSNDWGVAGRYPTINLTLNSNNSYRDLSNPGSVLRTSNTINTGLAPGVEANWTIFNGYRVRYTKEQLEVQEQLSGGDIRIAVENTIQGVIQAYYNALVQQEQLDVVQEVLELSRDRVEYQELRKEFGQASTFDILQTQDAYLNDSTSYILQGNTFQTAIRNLNLSMGVDDLNTPYRLTDTLTYDVADYQLENLQERMQASNNQLQNQFVNRDLAALNTRIQESTLYPTVQVRSGLTYDVALSTGEQQFSFEMEPRKLPKVGAKTFTGFINFAATYPIFDAGVRRKRIENAKTEELIAQHSISDLKRSLNNQLANTLATYNTQKRLVEVTTALAANARRNLEIAEERFRGGLINSFDYRTIQVSYINASQQRLTALFNLKNTETELIRLIGGLVR from the coding sequence ATGAAGGCATTTCACCTACTCCTCGCCCTCTTCCTGTTGAACGCCAACATTTTTGCGCAGCAGGAACTCAGCCTTTCCCAAGCTATTGAGACAGGCCTGCAAAACAATTACCAGATCCAGATATCGGAAGCCCGGGCGGATATAACGGCCAACAGCAACGACTGGGGCGTAGCGGGGCGTTATCCCACCATCAACCTGACCCTCAACTCCAACAACAGCTACCGCGACCTCAGCAACCCGGGTTCGGTGCTGCGGACGAGCAACACCATCAATACCGGGCTGGCGCCGGGCGTGGAGGCCAACTGGACCATTTTCAACGGCTACCGGGTGCGTTACACTAAGGAACAGTTGGAAGTGCAGGAGCAGCTCAGCGGCGGAGACATCAGGATTGCCGTCGAAAACACCATCCAGGGAGTCATACAGGCTTACTACAACGCCCTGGTGCAACAGGAGCAGCTCGACGTGGTCCAGGAGGTGCTGGAGCTCTCCCGCGACCGGGTCGAATACCAGGAGTTGCGCAAGGAGTTCGGCCAGGCCAGCACCTTTGATATCCTGCAAACCCAGGACGCCTACCTCAACGATTCCACCAGCTACATCCTGCAGGGCAATACCTTTCAGACGGCCATCCGCAACCTCAACCTCAGCATGGGCGTCGATGACCTGAACACGCCCTACCGGCTGACGGACACTTTGACTTACGACGTTGCCGATTATCAACTCGAGAACCTGCAGGAACGCATGCAGGCCAGCAACAACCAGTTGCAAAACCAGTTCGTCAACCGCGACCTGGCAGCGCTGAACACCCGCATTCAGGAATCCACCCTCTACCCTACCGTGCAGGTGCGCTCGGGACTGACGTACGACGTGGCCCTCTCCACCGGCGAGCAGCAGTTCAGCTTCGAGATGGAACCCCGGAAGCTGCCTAAAGTGGGGGCCAAGACCTTCACCGGCTTTATCAACTTTGCCGCCACCTACCCCATCTTCGACGCCGGCGTCCGCCGCAAGCGCATCGAAAACGCCAAAACGGAAGAGCTGATCGCCCAGCACAGCATCAGCGACCTCAAACGCAGCCTCAACAACCAACTGGCCAATACGCTGGCCACCTACAACACCCAAAAACGGCTGGTGGAAGTGACCACCGCCCTGGCCGCCAACGCCCGCCGCAACCTGGAAATCGCCGAGGAGCGCTTCCGCGGCGGCCTGATCAACTCCTTCGATTATCGCACGATCCAGGTGAGCTACATCAACGCCTCCCAGCAGCGCCTGACAGCGCTGTTTAATTTGAAGAATACGGAGACGGAATTGATTAGGTTGATTGGGGGGTTGGTGAGGTAG
- a CDS encoding XisH family protein, which yields MMAKDIFHIHVREALEKDGWIITDDPYILRAEEIDYEVDLGAERLIAAAKANEKIAVEVKSFLRQSKVYEMHNALGQFNTYSFALKSQEPSRILYLAVPENIYSEFFQTKFIKSLVDYYDMKLIVFDPSEKNIVRWKK from the coding sequence TTGATGGCAAAAGATATTTTTCATATACATGTTCGAGAGGCACTTGAAAAGGATGGTTGGATAATAACAGACGACCCTTACATTCTTCGTGCGGAGGAAATAGACTATGAAGTTGACTTAGGAGCAGAAAGACTAATCGCTGCGGCCAAAGCGAACGAAAAAATTGCCGTCGAAGTAAAGAGCTTTTTGAGGCAATCCAAAGTTTATGAAATGCACAACGCTCTTGGACAGTTCAATACCTACTCCTTCGCTCTAAAATCTCAGGAACCATCACGAATTTTATACCTGGCGGTTCCAGAAAACATTTATTCGGAGTTCTTTCAGACCAAATTTATTAAGTCGCTTGTTGATTATTATGACATGAAGCTGATCGTTTTTGATCCAAGTGAAAAAAATATTGTCAGATGGAAAAAATAA
- a CDS encoding XisI protein → MEKISKYQEAILDYLNTYAREMYASDPSGIDTQIVADREGHHYELVRIGWRGKKYVHYCPLHFDIKNGKVWIQINNTEEMVGDELVKRGIPKEDIVLGFHPEEMRKYTGFATA, encoded by the coding sequence ATGGAAAAAATAAGCAAATATCAAGAGGCCATTCTAGATTATCTAAATACCTATGCCAGAGAAATGTATGCCAGTGATCCATCTGGGATAGATACGCAAATCGTCGCTGACCGGGAAGGGCATCATTACGAATTGGTGAGGATCGGATGGAGAGGCAAAAAATATGTCCACTATTGTCCGCTTCACTTTGACATTAAGAATGGCAAAGTTTGGATACAGATCAACAATACAGAAGAAATGGTAGGCGATGAATTGGTCAAAAGAGGTATTCCTAAAGAAGATATAGTTCTTGGTTTTCATCCTGAAGAAATGAGAAAATATACCGGATTTGCTACCGCGTAA
- a CDS encoding ABC transporter permease produces MNLSLRIARRYLFAKKSTNAINIITGIAVFGIAVGSAALVLVLSVFNGFEDLITTMYSNFNPDIKVIPARGKTFVADTVTLEKLLALEGVAQVSRTLEEVAFFEYKDNQDFGTLKGVDENFSKVVGIDTTVREGAYSFEDNGRQLAILGLGMRNKLAANVGDRFTEMGVYMPKRDQGSGFFGQQAQPFRRRYIYPGGTFVIQQEFDNQYVLASLEFARELVGTQDEVSALEIRMAPGAEASDVIASVQKVMGKDFEVKGRYEQESSFLRLMQVEKWLSYAIASLMMLLVAFNIVGALWMVVLEKQKDISILKSMGALNTSIRNIFLNEGLLLSLLGISMGFALAIVLYILQKTVGIVSVPGNFVVDAYPISMRFIDFVIVAFTVTAIGVLASVPPALRAMKVSALIREE; encoded by the coding sequence ATGAACCTCTCTCTCCGCATCGCCCGCCGTTACCTCTTCGCCAAAAAATCCACCAATGCCATCAACATCATCACCGGCATTGCGGTCTTTGGTATTGCGGTGGGTTCGGCGGCCCTGGTGCTGGTGCTCTCCGTCTTCAACGGTTTCGAAGACCTCATCACCACCATGTACAGCAATTTCAACCCGGATATCAAAGTCATCCCCGCCCGGGGCAAGACGTTCGTGGCGGATACGGTGACGCTGGAAAAGCTGCTGGCCCTGGAAGGGGTAGCACAGGTATCCCGCACGCTGGAGGAGGTCGCCTTTTTTGAATACAAAGACAATCAGGATTTCGGCACCCTGAAGGGCGTGGATGAGAACTTCAGCAAGGTCGTCGGCATCGATACGACGGTGCGGGAAGGCGCGTACAGCTTTGAGGACAACGGGCGGCAACTGGCCATCCTCGGCCTGGGCATGCGCAACAAACTGGCGGCCAACGTCGGCGACCGCTTTACGGAAATGGGGGTTTACATGCCCAAACGAGACCAGGGCAGCGGCTTCTTCGGGCAGCAGGCACAGCCTTTCCGCCGCCGCTACATCTACCCGGGCGGTACTTTCGTCATACAACAGGAATTCGACAACCAATACGTGCTGGCCTCCCTGGAATTTGCCCGCGAACTGGTAGGCACGCAAGACGAGGTGAGCGCCCTGGAGATCAGAATGGCGCCTGGCGCCGAGGCTTCCGATGTCATCGCTTCCGTTCAGAAGGTGATGGGCAAAGATTTCGAGGTAAAGGGCCGTTACGAGCAGGAGTCCTCCTTCCTGCGGCTGATGCAGGTAGAAAAATGGCTCAGCTACGCCATCGCCAGCCTTATGATGCTGTTGGTGGCCTTCAACATCGTAGGCGCCCTGTGGATGGTGGTGCTGGAAAAACAAAAGGACATCTCCATTCTCAAATCGATGGGCGCCTTGAACACCAGCATCCGCAATATTTTCCTCAATGAAGGGCTGCTGCTCAGCCTGCTGGGCATCAGCATGGGCTTCGCCCTGGCCATCGTCCTGTATATCCTGCAAAAGACGGTGGGCATCGTCTCTGTGCCCGGCAACTTCGTGGTGGACGCCTACCCCATCAGCATGCGCTTCATAGATTTTGTCATCGTGGCCTTCACCGTGACGGCCATTGGGGTGCTGGCTTCCGTGCCGCCGGCCCTGCGGGCAATGAAGGTATCGGCTCTGATTCGGGAGGAGTAG
- a CDS encoding immune inhibitor A, protein MKKRLLPLFFCVLAITLPAQPGLHYSRAKVSLANNELSEVAALGLETDHGQVARGRFLINDFSEDELRLLDQHGIPYEVLIPDVQAWYREQRQEQEQPVNFRGNGCDGPAGPLYDYPTPANYEYGSMGGYYTYEEMLATLDKMAALYPGLISARQPIGDFLTHEGRPIYWLRVSDTPNQDGNEPEVLYTALHHAREPNSLSQMIFYLWHLLENYEADPEVKYLVDHTEMYFIPCINPDGYVYNQTTNPLGGGMWRKNRWADEDGTTYGVDLNRNYSFEWGADDIGSNPNPEGATFRGTGPFSEPETQAVKFFCEQHQFDISLNYHTYGNLLIHPWGYNDQPTEEDNIFKGFGRLMIRENNFTLGTGSETVGYVTNGGSDDWMYGENETKPAIYSYTPEVGLGSVGFWPSQSMIDELNKSSLLQNLTAAHLLLNYLEAEDNSEEILTTAEGAIELAIKKYGLREGPATISVSAASPNVAVTSTPQVYTLGLLEESSYAFEYTILDGTAGDEAVLFAVHIDNGLFTRTDTLRKTYLRGMQETIFSDGLSTDENWTANFLWGLTGEHFVSAPTSFTDSPNGNYPDGYEAHITLQNPINLLDGQRAFLRFWARWEIESNWDYAQVLISTDGVDFTPLCGKYTKAGNGDFQPFGEPIYDGSQSEWVREEIDISDYLGNEEVYIQFLIRSDGYVNQDGFYFDDPEVAILAEEITGTAGAEAPSLFYLQVSPTPFSEQLRADFALPEGKARVQARLLNLYGLPMAERALREVAANQRHRFTFDGEGLPNGIYLLQLLADGELLGVRKAVKAN, encoded by the coding sequence ATGAAAAAGCGGCTTCTACCTCTTTTCTTTTGCGTTTTAGCAATCACCCTACCAGCTCAACCGGGCCTCCACTACTCCCGGGCAAAAGTCAGCCTGGCCAATAACGAGCTGTCGGAAGTGGCGGCCCTGGGCCTGGAAACCGACCATGGGCAGGTCGCCCGGGGGCGCTTCCTGATCAACGATTTTTCCGAAGATGAACTGAGGCTGCTGGACCAGCACGGCATACCCTACGAGGTACTCATCCCCGACGTGCAGGCCTGGTACCGGGAACAGCGGCAGGAACAAGAACAACCAGTGAATTTCCGCGGCAATGGCTGCGACGGGCCCGCCGGGCCGTTGTACGACTACCCTACGCCCGCCAATTACGAATACGGCTCCATGGGCGGTTATTATACCTACGAAGAGATGCTGGCAACGCTGGACAAGATGGCGGCCCTTTACCCGGGCCTGATCAGCGCCCGCCAGCCCATCGGAGATTTCCTGACCCACGAAGGGCGCCCCATCTACTGGCTGCGGGTGTCGGACACTCCCAACCAGGACGGAAACGAGCCGGAAGTGCTCTACACCGCCCTGCACCACGCCCGCGAACCCAACAGCCTCTCCCAGATGATCTTCTATCTCTGGCACCTGCTGGAGAATTACGAGGCAGACCCGGAGGTGAAGTACCTGGTCGACCATACCGAGATGTACTTCATCCCCTGCATCAACCCGGACGGGTATGTTTACAACCAAACCACCAATCCGCTCGGTGGCGGGATGTGGCGCAAAAACCGCTGGGCCGATGAAGACGGAACAACTTATGGCGTCGACCTCAACCGCAATTACAGTTTCGAATGGGGCGCCGACGATATTGGTTCCAACCCCAACCCGGAGGGCGCCACCTTCCGCGGCACGGGCCCTTTTTCCGAACCGGAAACGCAAGCGGTAAAATTTTTCTGCGAGCAACACCAGTTTGACATTTCCCTCAATTACCACACCTACGGCAACCTGCTTATTCACCCCTGGGGGTACAACGATCAGCCCACCGAAGAAGATAATATCTTTAAGGGATTTGGCCGGCTGATGATCCGGGAAAACAACTTCACGCTCGGCACCGGCTCGGAAACGGTTGGTTACGTGACCAATGGAGGCAGCGACGACTGGATGTACGGGGAGAATGAAACCAAGCCGGCCATTTACTCCTATACGCCCGAAGTGGGCCTCGGTTCGGTAGGCTTCTGGCCTTCCCAGAGCATGATCGACGAGCTCAACAAATCCAGCCTGCTGCAAAACCTGACCGCTGCCCACCTGCTGCTCAACTACCTGGAAGCAGAAGACAACAGCGAAGAAATCCTCACTACCGCCGAGGGCGCCATCGAACTGGCCATAAAAAAATATGGCCTGAGGGAAGGGCCGGCCACCATTTCCGTCAGCGCCGCCAGCCCTAATGTTGCGGTCACCTCAACTCCACAGGTCTACACCCTCGGGCTGCTGGAGGAGAGCAGTTACGCCTTCGAATACACCATCCTGGACGGCACGGCGGGAGACGAAGCAGTGCTCTTCGCGGTCCACATCGACAATGGCTTGTTTACCCGTACCGACACCCTTCGGAAAACCTATTTGCGGGGAATGCAGGAAACCATCTTTTCCGACGGCCTTTCGACCGATGAAAACTGGACGGCCAACTTTCTCTGGGGCCTGACCGGAGAGCATTTCGTCTCGGCCCCTACCAGCTTCACGGACAGCCCGAACGGCAATTACCCGGATGGATACGAGGCGCACATCACGCTGCAAAACCCGATCAACCTGCTCGACGGCCAACGGGCCTTTCTCCGCTTCTGGGCCCGCTGGGAGATCGAATCCAACTGGGATTACGCCCAGGTGCTGATCTCCACAGACGGGGTGGATTTTACGCCGCTCTGCGGCAAATACACCAAAGCCGGTAATGGCGACTTCCAGCCATTCGGCGAGCCCATTTACGACGGCAGCCAGAGCGAATGGGTTAGGGAAGAGATCGATATTTCCGATTACCTCGGCAACGAAGAAGTTTACATCCAATTCCTCATCCGCTCCGACGGCTACGTCAACCAGGATGGTTTCTACTTCGACGACCCGGAAGTGGCCATTCTTGCAGAGGAAATCACCGGTACGGCCGGGGCGGAGGCCCCATCCCTTTTTTATCTGCAGGTTTCCCCCACTCCTTTCAGCGAACAACTCCGGGCAGACTTCGCTTTGCCGGAAGGCAAAGCCCGCGTACAGGCCCGCCTGCTCAACCTCTATGGCTTGCCGATGGCCGAGCGGGCGCTGCGGGAGGTGGCGGCCAACCAGCGCCATCGTTTTACTTTTGACGGGGAAGGGCTGCCGAATGGGATTTACCTGCTGCAGCTGTTGGCAGATGGGGAGTTGCTGGGGGTAAGGAAGGCGGTGAAGGCGAACTAA
- a CDS encoding class I SAM-dependent methyltransferase: MATKKDIDYSYSTMDKIWRLSIGEMSSFTGAKYDGDFSLTLEEAQERKHQFIVEQLNIKEGSKVLDMGCGWGPFLDYLRKIKAQGIGLTLSEGQHAACKRNGLETAIKDCLTVTPEDFGTFDAVVSIGAFEHFCSMDDYRAGRQDAVYQDFFKTVSDLLPVGGRCFIQTMVFGEGMIDIDRIDINASKDSNEYLMALICNEFPGSWLPYGQEHLIRAAQPHFKLVNSHSGKLDYIETIKVWRRRLKKFGWKKYAAYLSLAPRLVYDPKMRNRLRNLKIAPIRVAFERGIWDHFRLVFEKV; encoded by the coding sequence ATGGCAACAAAAAAAGACATAGATTACTCTTACAGCACAATGGACAAAATATGGCGCCTGAGCATCGGGGAAATGTCCAGTTTTACAGGCGCCAAATACGATGGTGATTTTTCACTTACGCTGGAAGAGGCACAGGAAAGAAAACACCAGTTTATTGTGGAGCAGCTCAACATCAAAGAGGGGAGCAAAGTGCTGGATATGGGTTGTGGATGGGGCCCTTTCCTGGATTATCTCCGAAAAATCAAGGCACAAGGCATTGGCCTCACCCTTTCGGAGGGGCAGCATGCCGCCTGTAAAAGAAACGGCCTGGAGACTGCCATCAAAGACTGCCTTACTGTAACCCCGGAAGATTTTGGGACATTCGACGCGGTGGTTTCCATTGGTGCATTCGAGCATTTCTGCTCTATGGATGATTACCGGGCTGGACGGCAAGATGCGGTCTATCAGGATTTTTTCAAAACGGTAAGCGACCTGCTGCCGGTGGGTGGCCGGTGTTTCATTCAGACCATGGTTTTTGGCGAGGGCATGATCGATATTGACCGCATTGACATCAACGCAAGTAAGGACTCAAATGAGTATCTGATGGCACTGATCTGCAATGAATTTCCGGGTTCCTGGCTCCCCTACGGCCAGGAACATTTGATCAGGGCCGCCCAGCCTCATTTCAAACTCGTAAATAGCCATTCCGGCAAACTCGACTATATAGAAACAATCAAGGTTTGGAGACGCCGATTGAAGAAATTCGGATGGAAGAAGTATGCTGCTTATCTCTCCTTAGCTCCGAGGTTAGTTTATGACCCCAAGATGCGCAACCGGTTGAGAAACCTGAAAATCGCACCCATCAGAGTGGCGTTCGAACGAGGAATCTGGGATCACTTCCGGCTTGTCTTCGAGAAGGTATAG